One window from the genome of Cryptomeria japonica chromosome 6, Sugi_1.0, whole genome shotgun sequence encodes:
- the LOC131876495 gene encoding uncharacterized protein LOC131876495, whose translation MEALLQKVTGNELLSMMDGFFGYNQVKVKESEKHKTAFTTPWGTYVYARMPFKLTNARATFQRPMDVAFEGIIDLILAIYQDDMTAYSKKANDHCNDLEKIFIRALEFVSNFAEIVKPIAKMMKKEAEVKWTNEALEDFVSIKREIKEAPVLKSLDFSKPFQLAAVPRLGNAALAASSVMGKAVRLQGESDSFNDNQKRTVKLQSSRYVLIKGYLYWRNRDGVLLFCLDVVQAPMVLKDLHDGVCGGHFLAKTIAQKILNAGYYWPSIFKDCHAYVRKCEACQKFSDKLKYNGAIPLRPVNAEEPFQMWGIDFIGEIANKSSGGHRWILVATDYFTKWVEAIPTRSKEFVNFYESYGISLSYSSPYHPQGNGQAESINKNLLKIIKRMLGENKRAWDSKLSLAMWADRITIKKSIGFAPYELVYGKEVRLPLNNLLPVYKFVSKNDPKEDTDGRVEEFLVHAQYLKHFFYA comes from the exons ATGGAAGCTTTGTTGCAAAAAGTTACTGGTAATGAattattgtccatgatggatgggttttttggTTACAATCAGGTCAAAGTTAAAGAATCTGAAAAACATAAAACTGCTTTTACTACCCCATGGGGTACATATGTATATGCAAGAATGCCTTTTAAACTAACAAATGCAAGAGCCACTTTCCAGAGGCCCATGGATGTTGCCTTTGAAGGAATTATTGATCTCATCTTAGCAATATATCAAGATGACATGACTGCATACTCGAAGAAAGCAAATGATCACTGCAACGACTTGGAGAAGATATTCATAAGAGCATTGGA gtttgtaTCGAATTTTGCTGAAATTGTTAAACCCATAgccaaaatgatgaagaaggaggctGAGGTAAAATGGACAAATGAGGCGCTTGAGGATTTTGTGAGCATCAAAAGAGAAATTAAGGAGGCCCCAGTCCTTAAGTCACTTGACTTTTCCAAGCCATTCCAG CTTGCTGCTGTTCCCAGACTGGGGAATGCagcgcttgctgcatcctcagTCATGGGGAAAGCAGTGAGGCTGCAAGGAGAGTcgg ATAGTTTTAATGATAATCAGAAAAGAACTGTGAAGTTACAGTCATCTAGATATGTGCTTATCAAAGGATACTTGTATTGGAGGAACAGAGatggtgttttgttgttttgtctggATGTTGTGCAGGCACCAATGGTATTGAAAGATTTACATGATGGAGTCTGTGGAGGACACTTCTTAGCAAAAACAATAGCCCAAAAGATTTTGAATGCAGGGTATTACTGGCCAAGCATCTTCAAGGATTGTCACGCATATgtcagaaaatgtgaggcttgtcagAAGTTCTCAGACAAACTCAAGTACAATGGGGCCATTCCTCTCAGACCTGTGAATGCAGAAGAGCCTTTCCAAatgtggggcattgattttattggagaaatagctAACAAGTCTAGTGGTGGACATAGGTGGATTCTTgttgcaacagattactttactaagtgggtggaggcgatTCCCACAAG ATCAAAAGAATTTGTGAATTTCTACGAATCTTATGGGATTAGTCTGTCATACTCATCACCCtatcatccccaaggaaatggacaagcagagtCTATAAATAAAAATCTACTAAAGATCATTAAAAGAATGCTAGGGGaaaataaaagagcttgggattccaAATTAAGTCTGGCTATGTGGGCTGATAGAATTACAATTAAAAAATCCATTGGTTTTGCTCCTTATGAATTGGTGTATGGTAAAGAAGTCAGGTTACCATTGAATAACTTACTGCCAGTGTACAAATTTGTTTCAAAGAATGATCCAAAGGAG GACACGGATGGGCGAGTTGAGGAGTTCCTGGTTCATGCTCAATATCTGAAGCATTTCTTCTATGCATAA